One genomic segment of Helicobacter enhydrae includes these proteins:
- the ptsP gene encoding phosphoenolpyruvate--protein phosphotransferase: protein MHTFRGEKVVGGIAIGKIAVVSCGGGGTDYHKESPKQEREKFQSAREKTLEQIERLRLKALEEIGEEEAYVFEAHTMMLQDLDLEEMIVEKIQQDLGAKEAISQARDYFSSLFLAMEDSYMQARSADVCDICNQMIDVLDGVEHQEITEPSLIVAMDLTPSQTLKMNRNCFLALITQEGSSCSHTAIMARTMGIPAINQIQIESEWDGEMAILDANEAQLIIAPSQEVLQKYQKLQEQEREKQSALLKLKQTKTCTKDGKEIKLYANIGGLEDAKTALDNGAEGIGLFRSEFLYLSRTNLPTEQEQFEIYKEVLEMMENRRVIVRTLDIGADKRIDYLNLDREENPALGYRAIRICLNEIEIFKTQLRALYRASVYGKLAIMFPMIIAVWEIRRIKAMIGEVQQELRDAGVAFDDQVEIGVMIETPASVMIAQELAAEVDFFSIGSNDLAQYTFALDRQNPKIENYHQSFDIALKRMFAQVIENAHKQGIWVGICGEMASDVDVLEELLRLGFDELSVSPKMILPMRQKILDFED, encoded by the coding sequence CTTGTGGAGGTGGTGGCACAGATTATCACAAAGAATCCCCCAAGCAAGAGCGAGAGAAATTTCAATCTGCAAGAGAGAAAACACTAGAGCAGATCGAGCGTTTGCGTCTGAAGGCACTTGAGGAGATTGGGGAAGAGGAAGCCTATGTGTTTGAAGCCCACACAATGATGCTACAAGATTTGGATTTGGAAGAGATGATTGTAGAAAAAATCCAGCAAGATCTTGGGGCAAAAGAGGCGATCTCACAAGCTAGGGATTATTTTTCTAGTTTGTTTTTGGCTATGGAAGATAGCTATATGCAGGCAAGAAGTGCGGATGTCTGCGATATTTGCAATCAGATGATTGATGTGCTTGATGGAGTGGAGCACCAAGAGATCACAGAGCCTTCTTTGATTGTCGCTATGGATTTGACGCCATCGCAAACACTCAAAATGAATCGGAATTGTTTTTTGGCTCTGATCACTCAAGAGGGTTCTAGTTGCTCCCATACTGCGATTATGGCAAGGACGATGGGAATCCCAGCGATCAATCAGATTCAAATTGAATCAGAATGGGATGGGGAGATGGCGATTTTGGATGCCAATGAAGCACAGCTCATCATCGCACCATCTCAAGAAGTCTTGCAAAAATATCAAAAACTCCAAGAGCAGGAGAGGGAGAAACAATCTGCATTGCTCAAGCTCAAACAAACAAAAACTTGCACCAAAGATGGCAAAGAGATCAAACTCTATGCCAATATTGGTGGCTTGGAAGATGCAAAGACTGCTTTGGATAATGGAGCGGAGGGCATTGGGCTTTTTAGAAGTGAGTTTTTATATCTTTCACGCACAAATTTGCCTACAGAACAAGAGCAATTTGAGATTTACAAAGAAGTGCTAGAGATGATGGAAAATAGGCGTGTGATTGTGCGAACTCTTGATATTGGGGCGGATAAACGCATTGATTATCTCAATCTTGATCGTGAGGAAAATCCTGCTTTGGGTTATCGTGCGATTAGAATCTGCCTCAATGAAATAGAAATCTTTAAAACTCAGCTTAGGGCTTTGTATCGTGCTAGTGTGTATGGAAAGCTTGCTATTATGTTTCCAATGATTATTGCAGTGTGGGAGATTCGGAGAATCAAAGCGATGATTGGGGAGGTGCAACAAGAGCTTAGGGACGCAGGAGTTGCGTTTGATGATCAGGTGGAGATTGGGGTAATGATTGAGACCCCAGCCTCTGTGATGATTGCTCAAGAATTGGCAGCAGAAGTTGATTTTTTTAGTATTGGAAGCAATGATTTGGCTCAATACACCTTTGCCCTAGATCGCCAAAACCCCAAAATAGAAAACTACCATCAAAGCTTTGATATAGCACTCAAAAGAATGTTTGCACAGGTGATTGAGAATGCCCACAAGCAGGGGATTTGGGTGGGGATTTGTGGAGAAATGGCAAGTGATGTTGATGTGCTAGAAGAGCTTTTGCGTTTGGGGTTTGATGAGCTGTCAGTGTCCCCAAAGATGATTTTGCCAATGCGTCAAAAAATCCTTGATTTTGAGGATTAG
- the fdhD gene encoding formate dehydrogenase accessory sulfurtransferase FdhD — translation MNVLKKINIMRFEDGEIGGREDVVILEQRVNFHLNGEKIISTMCIPQNQEAHMIGFLLSEGVIANISDVESVEVSTDGLDVFMQAKINANNLKNLYKEKTLVSGCGGGVSGNVGNEVEVEFNTSDLCLEGGWLLEQVRVFYRDSELYLQTGCVHKAMLLFADGKSLSSEDIGRHNAIDKVCGMARMRGDLPQEGVLIVSGRLSSEMVIKAVMHHIPIVISRTAPTFLGVQTAQKHGVTLCGFARGKNMNIYTHHSRIRS, via the coding sequence ATGAATGTGCTAAAAAAAATCAATATTATGCGTTTTGAAGATGGGGAGATTGGGGGCAGAGAAGATGTAGTGATTTTGGAACAAAGGGTCAATTTCCATCTCAATGGTGAAAAAATCATTTCCACAATGTGCATACCGCAAAATCAGGAGGCGCATATGATTGGGTTTTTGCTGAGCGAGGGTGTGATTGCCAATATTTCTGATGTAGAGAGTGTTGAAGTGAGCACAGATGGGCTTGATGTCTTTATGCAAGCAAAAATCAATGCCAACAATCTCAAAAATCTCTACAAAGAAAAAACGCTAGTTTCTGGTTGTGGTGGGGGTGTGAGTGGGAATGTAGGGAATGAAGTGGAGGTGGAGTTCAACACGAGTGATTTGTGTTTGGAGGGTGGGTGGCTTTTGGAGCAAGTGCGTGTTTTTTATCGGGATAGCGAGTTGTATTTGCAAACAGGGTGCGTGCATAAAGCAATGTTGCTTTTTGCAGATGGCAAGAGTTTGAGTAGTGAGGATATTGGGAGGCATAATGCGATTGACAAAGTGTGTGGAATGGCTAGAATGCGTGGGGATTTGCCACAAGAAGGGGTTTTGATCGTAAGTGGTCGTTTGAGCTCTGAAATGGTGATCAAGGCTGTAATGCACCATATTCCTATCGTGATTTCACGCACTGCACCCACTTTTTTGGGAGTGCAAACTGCACAGAAGCACGGAGTCACGCTCTGTGGATTTGCACGCGGAAAAAATATGAATATCTACACACACCACTCAAGGATTAGGAGCTAG
- a CDS encoding glutathionylspermidine synthase family protein: MQIIQGKTLDTQTLEALGCEWHTDLDNTAYISNEIIQITQAEADAYYQAGNTLYDMYIEASEYVIKNDLFFELDIPPTLIEPIIQSFEEEVHWHIYGRFDFAGGLDGKPIKLLEFNADTPTMLYETAVIQWAILKANGMDENLQFNNLFESIGQNFQRMITLGADISQFETLYEGWKILFSSIRGSIEEERTVRFLQEIATSYGFQTNFCFVDEAFLDSNNGIGFDGTNYEFWFKLIPWEDIAIQEPEMALLIKEMMQNKNTIFLNPAYTLLFQSKRMLKILWDLFPNHPLLLETSFEPLGKKQVKKHAFGREGANVQILDSNLSIISSQEGIYANHKPIYQEFYELNSHQGSFYQPNVFFAYESCALGYRKGDAIIDNYSKFVSHCII; the protein is encoded by the coding sequence ATGCAAATCATTCAAGGCAAAACACTAGACACCCAGACTTTGGAGGCATTGGGGTGCGAATGGCATACAGATCTAGACAACACAGCCTACATCTCAAATGAAATCATTCAGATCACACAAGCAGAGGCTGATGCCTACTACCAAGCAGGAAACACCCTCTATGATATGTATATTGAGGCAAGTGAATATGTCATCAAAAATGATTTGTTTTTTGAGCTTGACATTCCCCCAACTCTCATTGAACCTATCATTCAAAGCTTTGAGGAAGAAGTGCATTGGCATATCTATGGACGCTTTGATTTTGCAGGGGGGCTTGATGGCAAACCGATCAAACTCTTAGAGTTCAATGCCGACACCCCCACAATGCTCTATGAAACTGCAGTGATTCAGTGGGCAATCCTCAAAGCCAACGGAATGGATGAAAATCTCCAATTCAACAATCTTTTTGAGAGCATTGGACAAAATTTCCAGAGAATGATCACGCTAGGTGCAGACATCAGCCAATTTGAAACACTCTATGAGGGGTGGAAAATCCTTTTTTCTAGTATCAGAGGAAGCATTGAGGAAGAACGCACGGTGCGATTTTTGCAAGAGATTGCCACCTCTTATGGATTCCAAACAAACTTTTGCTTTGTTGATGAGGCATTTTTGGATTCAAACAATGGCATAGGCTTTGATGGCACAAATTATGAGTTTTGGTTCAAACTCATTCCTTGGGAAGACATCGCAATCCAAGAGCCAGAAATGGCATTGCTCATCAAAGAAATGATGCAAAACAAAAACACCATTTTCCTCAACCCAGCCTACACCCTACTCTTCCAGAGCAAAAGAATGCTCAAAATCCTTTGGGACTTATTCCCCAACCACCCACTTTTGCTTGAAACTTCTTTTGAACCACTAGGCAAAAAACAAGTCAAAAAACACGCCTTTGGTCGCGAGGGAGCAAATGTCCAAATCCTAGATTCCAATCTCTCCATTATCTCAAGCCAAGAGGGGATTTATGCCAACCACAAACCCATCTATCAAGAATTCTACGAGCTAAACTCTCATCAGGGAAGCTTTTATCAACCCAATGTTTTCTTTGCTTACGAATCTTGTGCTTTGGGCTACCGCAAAGGTGATGCCATCATCGATAATTATTCCAAATTTGTCAGCCATTGCATAATCTAA